The genomic stretch acaccCTTATGCTTatcagccaaaacaacaaccaactgagctgcgcgcgcagcttgttaatgatacacgctcatttaattatatttaaaaacaagtgtttgaattttctgaacaaaaaatggcgccaagaacaccatccccatttgattttgaaaatctttgaaactggattgttttgatcaagtagatagtctatcttgctcgatttttcataaggaacatgattgtaacctttaatttcatttatttccactctaaggctatcaattttctgatgaacacgaagaaccctaatatgacaaatcattgtgaaatcgtgtatgatcatgatatgatgcaattgattgagggttattattcagtgatggtgccgaaacaagatggcaaagcaatatttcatttatgatgcatgattcatggagtttgaagttcatgagcacttacctaaaaaatggcaaaactggaaatcgaatttgagcctggaggtgttacagatgttgctgcttgatctggacagcttcaatggaccttatagaacatgtttggatgcttggaatgAATTGAAAACACTTGGAGCAGTtagtggtacccgatctgcagcaggagcaagtgagaatcgagcttgatgattctgatgtttcaggttgatgatgagtgtttggatagttcatatgtgatatatatgagatgttagaagtgttaacttggacagaaatgagctagaatggattttggcatgataaggttcattttatgttcatatggaggttgaagagtgattctgagttttagggtattttggggtgtgtgagtggatcaaacacatcccatatgatgtttatggaatgttagaaccatcactttggccataacttcaagggtttggaggttggaaattctacctctttgaaaactatgaaacttgcaattcaagaaagaagaagaaaacctatgattatgaggttttggtgtgattttgaaagtgatttgaacctctatttataggccaaggattctgaatacaaagccttgcaagttgatcaaagaatggtgatttggcatttggagataaagtggaatctttcacattaaatgcaaatggttaaaatgacttaaccaTAGTTAAtcttctaagcttcttatcttcttccattctgatcttcaaatcagaaatatcttccaattattgcacatgtgtatcattgcttgcatcatttgGTAGAGTAATGCATAACTTCtgcaaaaatggcttgtaatttcaagtgaaatgatcactaatggcaaaattcaaaaccatagctatgcttcatattttttcatgctcttggacattttggaaagctcatgttacacacttcaaaaccctagttgaaagtttcttcaagacctttaaggaaatgggtgaaaaagatccatgaactttgaagaaagtgagattttaagtgaaattttcaaaagataccaactttgaagctccatatctcttaaatggttgatcttttagaaaatcattttatgtgacaaagttgtttattggatcaaaatctacaactttcatgttggaagtttttttcagtttgtaggtgaaattttgagttattcccttccaaagtttggaaaaaatcattgaaaaacacttagatatttttctaagtatgaaagtcaaacttttgactttttgattcttgattgattttcttgatttttcttgatcaaatgacttcatatatcatatattgatgattcaaaacttccaaagtcatggttgaccaaaattccccaaaagtcaatggtgatcttgtatagttgactttttcagacgaatcgcgtttatggagatttcaaatgaaccaggctatcctcaccaaatgaatggtatgaatggatcatgttgagttattggaggaccttgagccatggtttaagttgtggcaccatgttctgattaaaaagtcagttgttcaggtgaattaggtcaaaaccctaattgtcgacctgatgaaattgatgactgtggatcttgaattgagatacaatttccattggatattgtcatagggattattggaagatgattaaaacctttgagtgatcccctggagctttttagggtttcccaaatgtgatccctgatttcagtccctgatagttcaaaaaccctaatctgatgatttgaaatttcactgttgatcagtccctgtgttggagatgtcttgagtcaatagattaggtcaaaatgatgtacttggggtcttgaggtcatgtcccaggtcattaggtcaaatcctgagtaaaaattaggagtatgctatcttcagtcaaaaccctaatttgatcgagtcagagcctttgagcttgttgaaatggatttttgaggaccaaatgttgattgttgatgaagatagttcctttgagatgaagggagaacaaaaccctaattggttgttacttgtactgatgagtgatttcttgtttaaatcctgctgagtcacaagtagcaaacacaagctatgcaatttgttagagatgcaaatgatgcatatgcagatgatatgagatggtatcttaggtaaaaaattggggtatgacacttccgaaatgctgttttcggaaatgaacatccgaaataagacaattttttcaaaaaaaaaaggcgctttcggagatgcatctccgaaaacaactttttcttgcatttcggaaatgcatttccaaagtcaggggtagtttagatttttcaccagaggtggactagaatgTTGGGAGGTGGCTTAAGAAATTTCCAATAAACAATAAGGTAGCACATATGAGATAATTTATATTGTTGTCTTTTGTAAACACTTTTATACTAATGAGTAACTTGTAATATGTATAAAACTATACTATTTAAACTTAATAATTTGACATGAAATACTTAATTTAAAGCTATTATTAATTGGATTCCCTTTATTTAACTTTTTAGCTTTTTGTCATTTGTCATGTTCAATcaacatttttcaaaataatctataaagatttataataaaataaaataatattttagtaatctagatgttttatttttttaattataaatagagCCTCAACATAACATATTATCGAAGAGTAAAACAACGTTAACACAAAGAAAGAATTATGGCAAGGAGTGAGATGAAAAATGTTATGATTATGATCATATTTATTTTGGCACAATCCTGTTATTCTCTTCCGTATCGGCCTATCGATGTAGTGCGTTGTACTGGCAAGTGTGTTATCCAATGTGGAAATAAATTGGGAGATGAAAAAAAGTATGCAGAATGTGTTGCTGGATGTGTCTTGGCATGCACTAAAATATCATCGCAAGATGCATATCATTGTTCTACTGGTTGTGCTTATTCAAAACTCAATAATATCAATGCTATATGCTCAATCTTCCCcatatatataaaatcaaatgtatagataattattataaattttttttttacttgcgTCTTTGACAATTGAGCTATACAATCGACTgtttatatatactttttaaattattaacaCATTTATCcagagatatatatatatatatatatatatatatatatatatatatatatatatatatatatatatatatatatatatatatatatatatatatatatatatatttgatatattagttatttaatatatttaaaatatataatattgattaaaaaaataaagtaatattttttttaataagtaatgaTATATATGAACACAAGAGATACAACGATCGACAAATTACCTCTTTATACAAGAGAGAGGTAAAATGTTTCAAAAATGGAAATTACAAGCCGTAGAAGAATCATTAACTGACCTAAACCATTTCCACGAAGTGAGCACTATAGCGCTAAAACACTCGTCAAAGGTAAAAACATTACCTTTAAACAGAATATCATTTCGCATAAGCCAAAAATTCCATAAAACCGCCGACCAAATTATACCTACAGTTAATCGTTCGTCTACCGCCTTAATCTTTGTAAAATGATCCAAATAGTTCCTCAGCTCTTTGTTCGACAGATTAACCGAAGATCCTATCCACTCTCCAACTTTGGACCAAATCCTTCTAGTAGTTGGGCACCCATCAAAAAGATGGAAAGCATCCTCCAAAACCTGAAAGCAAAACACACAGCAACAGTCACAATCATCGACGAGAATCCCTTTATTTTTCAACTGTTCTCTAGTAGGCAGCCTCCCTAAAATATGTCTCCATAAGAAAATTTCCACTTTAGAAGGAATTTTGATCTTCCAAATGAAGGAAAATCTGCTTAAAACCTCTACCTACAGCCCATCATTATTACCATAGCTCCTAATTTTTACCACACAGTTTTTGACAGAGAAGCTACGATATTCGTCCTCTGCCCAATAGAATTCGTCTTTGCTTGTATTCACCGGATCCGGCTGTGGCAGCATCTCCCCCAACTGCTCCATCATCGACGAGAATCCCTTTATTTTTCAACTGTTCTCTAATAGGAAGCCTCCCTAAAATATGTCTCCATAAGAAAATTCccacgttagaagctacaaaaggtaaagtcagcaaaagcagttgaagcatggctcgagatagttgataaaagagtgaaacattaaatgcagcagtgtactattcatgcaaagaATTAAATGCTACTCAACGGTCACATTTCTCATGCCTATATAAGAGAAGTTCTGATGCTGAAGCAGAAAACAACTCTCGCTTCAAGTAACCTTACGCTGCCAAAACGCTTATCACACAAAAACAGCAacgaaacttcatcttcaaactcacaaaCATTGTATTATCTTAGCGAGTGTTTAGAACTTAATattgagagaaaaatcacttggtgattatagttTATTAAGAAGtacattaaactcttgtaatattgtttacttttgtaaaAGAAATCTCccagagtgatcaagttgtgatctatatactctagaagacttagaagttgtctaagtggaaaaccattgtaatcaaggttgattagttgattaaatcctcaattgaggtaaatcactctgtcagggtggaatggagtagtttggttaacaacgaactaggataaaaataactgtgtggttattttttatctgccatttttagaaacaacccttattcaatcccccctttctaagtgtttttcactccctCAATTGGCATCATAGCGCCaattctaggtgcaaacacttaactgtGTTAGAGAAAAGATTGAGGAAGAAAAACACGCTATGACAAATTCTACTCCAACACCAACTGTTACTAAACAAAGCAACAATGGTAACTCTAGCTTTAATGGATtcaatagaccaccagtatttgatagtgagaactttgaatattggaaagatagacttggaAGTTACTTTCTATGCcaagatggtgatttatgggatctagtgctggatggttacaaacatccagtaattGCTCAAGGAGTCAAGCTCACTAGACAggctatgagtgatgatcaaaagaaagagtacaaaaatcatcacaaagcaagaactatattgttaaatgccaTTTCACATGCTGAGTACGAGAAGATCACAAACAtagaaactgctcatgacatctttgaacctatgaagatgactcatgaaggaaatgcacatgtcaaggagacaaaatctttggctctcatccagaagtatgaagctttcagaatggaagatgatgaaaacatgAAGAAATGTTCTCCAGATTCCAAACTCTAACTGctagattgagagttcttgacaagggatacacaaaagatgatcatgttaagaagataatcagaagtctacccagaagatggggaccaatggttacaacattcaagattgcaaagaacttgaatgaagtatcttttgaggagcttataagtgctctgaggagtcatgagattgagctagatgcaaacgagcatcaaaagaaaggtaagtctattgctttaaaatctaaaaataaaaattgtgctaacgcttttcaggcagaagaagaaggatCTGACCAGTCAGAGttagaagaaaaagaagatgaattgtctctcTTATCCATAAGGGTTGATCAACTCTGAAAGAGCAAgtagagaagattcaagaacttcaagagaccTGAAAAGGGTGAATCTTCTGAACATagaagatctggcaagaagaaggtagtgtgctatgaatgcaaagaacctggacactacaagaatgaatgtcctaatattcagagggaaaagcccgaaaagaagtttgaaaagaaggaaggcatgatggctacatgggataactctgattcatctgatcaaaagtcagactctgaagatgagcaagccaacatagcactcatggcaacatttgatgctgaagaagaatctacttctgattcagactctgatgaggtattttctgaactcgctagagaagatttagtttccagcttatcagaacttctggaagtcaagagtaaacttagtctcaaatacaaaaagctcaaagaGATTTTTGCATCTAAAACTAAGATATTTGAAATAGAAAaatctgaactaaaagaaaaagttttaaaattaacttaaGATGTTGAATCTCTGaaaacatcttcaagttcagacacgtctattccaagcactaacaatattctaaaagaatatgacatgagcttcagaatgttcttatctagaggtataggaagAAGTCAGTTAGCCTCTATGATCtatggtgttagtggaaacaaaaggataGGTATAGGCTTTGAATGAGAAATCCCATATAGACTTGaccctgttgatgaaatgattaTTAAATACAAACCGTTGTATGAACATTTcaagtatggtcattctcatgatatcCAACACAAATCACATTCTAAAAGTTTCCatctcacacacacacaaaaacatGCTGTTGCACATTCTGGAAAATCTTAtgtaaaatctcagttcaatcagaacatgagaatgactaaccccaaaggacccacaagaatgtgggtacctaaggataagataattcctgttgcagatctccttcacagcgcaaaagacaaacatgtcatggtacctggactctgggtactcacgtcacatgacgggaagaaggtctatggtccaaagtctggaacttaaatctgctggagaagtgaagtttggagggaatcagaagggcaaaatcataggctcaggaaccatatgtattggtaattctccctctataactaatgtttttttagtagatggattagctcataacttattgtccataagtcaattaagtgataatggttatgacataatctttaatcaaaagtcttgtaaagctattagtcagaaggatggctcaatcctatttacaagcaaaagaaagaacaacatttataagattgatctttcagatcttaagaaccaacaggttacttgccttctatctgttaacgaagagcagtgggtctggcacagaagattgggtcatgctagtttgagaaagatctcccAGATtcacaaactcaatctggtcagaggactccctaatttgaaatataaatcagatgctctttgtgaagtatgtcagaaagggaagttttcaaaacctgcgtttaaatctaaaaatgttgtctcttcctctaggcctttagaacttctacacattgatctttttggcccagtcaaaacagcatcaatcagaggcaagaaatatggattggtcattatagatgactacagcagatggacttgggtaaagttcttaaaacacaaggatgagtcacattttgtgtcctttgacttctgtaatcagattcaatcttgaaaggaatgtaaaatcataaaagtcagaagtgatcatggtggtgaatttgagaacagattctttgaaatttatttcaaagaaaatggtattgcccatgatttctcttgtcctagaactccacaacaaaatggagttgtagaacgaaagaataggactctccaagaaatgggcaaaaccatgatcaatgagactaatatttttagaacaagatttgttctgatcaatatttttagttttgatgataacaaggatatgaatgttgtgtgagataatgtggtactctaatacattgcaatttccctttcaggaaatatataaagagtatgcacaaatcagcgctcagaagctttgtctcagaaggttcagcatgcaacatcagaacatggtctggcaagacatcagaagatggtcaaggcagaatcagaacatgggtctatggaagcatcagaagaacttgagatcagaagcagaagcactgaagttc from Vicia villosa cultivar HV-30 ecotype Madison, WI linkage group LG4, Vvil1.0, whole genome shotgun sequence encodes the following:
- the LOC131597548 gene encoding uncharacterized protein LOC131597548, whose translation is MEQLGEMLPQPDPVNTSKDEFYWAEDEYRSFSVKNCVVLEDAFHLFDGCPTTRRIWSKVGEWIGSSVNLSNKELRNYLDHFTKIKAVDERLTVGIIWSAVLWNFWLMRNDILFKGNVFTFDECFSAIVLTSWKWFRSVNDSSTACNFHF